Proteins from a genomic interval of Salvelinus alpinus chromosome 7, SLU_Salpinus.1, whole genome shotgun sequence:
- the LOC139581431 gene encoding myozenin-2-like: MQSAYDDLAKQRMQQSKALCSEAGRGGLNLGKKISIPKDVMMEELNLQSNRGSRMFQERLKRVERFTLENQVNNLYSNGLPEPMPSQTVEEPQGGKENQAYMMPGKHSLITTLQKTVAKKGSPNAIAPGYGSPLKEIPREKFNLTTRSYCSPWREALGDSDKLLLTLSTQLPQGATLQLANYRCFNRAATPFGGPQQQSKRVIPVMGFELLDSQHLPGTTLDRMCKRPNFNRAPRGWGHDYSPESTDL, encoded by the exons ATGCAATCAGCTTATGATGACCTGGCCAAGCAGAGGATGCAGCAGTCCAAGGCTTTGTGTTCAGAGGCCGGGCGAG GAGGTCTGAACTTAGGGAAGAAGATCAGTATACCCAAGGATGTGATGATGGAAGAGTTGAACCTTCAGTCCAACCGTGGCTCCCGCATGTTCCAGGAGAGACTGAAGAGGGTGGAGAGGTTCACTCTGGAGAACCAAGTCAACAACTTATACAGCAAT GGCCTTCCAGAGCCCATGCCTTCCCAGACAGTAGAAGAGCCCCAGGGGGGGAAGGAGAACCAGGCATATATGATGCCTGGCAAACACAGCCTGATCACCACCCTACAGAAAACTGTTGCCAAGAAGGGCAGCCCCAATGCCATCGCCCCAG GCTACGGGAGCCCCCTGAAGGAGATCCCCCGTGAGAAGTTCAACCTGACAACCAGGTCCTACTGTTCCCCCTGGAGGGAAGCCCTGGGTGACAGTGACAAGCTCCTGTTGACTCTCAGCACCCAGCTCCCACAGGGGGCCACACTACAGCTGGCCAACTACAGGTGCTTCAACAG agCGGCCACACCTTTTGGAGGCCCACAGCAACAGAGTAAGAGGGTGATCCCAGTGATGGGGTTCGAGCTGTTGGACTCACAGCACCTCCCTGGTACGACCCTGGACCGCATGTGTAAACGTCCCAACTTCAACAGAGCACCACGGGGATGGGGTCACGACTACTCCCCTGAATCCACCGACCTGTGA